The following proteins are co-located in the Mycosarcoma maydis chromosome 11, whole genome shotgun sequence genome:
- a CDS encoding putative DEAD-box ATP-dependent RNA helicase DED1: MTYENNTHQQNGAGTADIESRFANMSVQNGAAGGAPRKAYVPPHLRSQQQPASLNSSAASFSPRAPAAFNGNGNSNGNGNGPAAPAAPAAFQSFNRGAPRGGAGGWDAPSSGGYGGARNGGGYGGGARNDGFGQWKDGKHVPGPHNPRLQKELFGEEGDGLHQSMGINFDKYGDIPVEATGRDVPEPVTTFTSPPIDAHLLENIKLARYTNPTPVQKYSIPIIKLGRDLMGCAQTGSGKTGGFLFPILSALFTHGPPPPSAAEMAQGGYNRRKAYPSTLILAPTRELVSQIHDEARKFTYRSWVKPAVVYGGADIVTQLRQIERGCDLLSATPGRLVDLMERGRISLSNVRFLVLDEADRMLDMGFEPQIRRIVEGEDMPGVMDRQTLMFSATFPRDIQLLAKDFLKEYVFLSVGRVGSTSENITQKIEYVEDDDKRSVLLDVLASMPSGGLTLIFVETKRMADMLSDFLLRSKIGATSIHGDRTQRERERALELFRSGKTPIMVATAVAARGLDIPNVTHVVNYDLPSDVDDYVHRIGRTGRAGNVGHATAFFNRGNKNIVRDLIELLKEANQEVPQWLEAVARESMFGAGGGSRGGRGRGRGRGGASSFGNRDARTMNGPSSGGGRGFGGGYGGGMGGGLGGSYGAGAAAYGGPPPASNGGSYGGNSSWW, from the coding sequence atgaCTTACGAAAACAACACACATCAGCAAAACGGTGCTGGCACCGCCGACATTGAGTCGAGGTTTGCCAACATGTCGGTCCAGAATGGCGCTGCAGGCGGTGCTCCTCGAAAGGCCTATGTTCCACCTCACCTTCGtagccagcagcagcccGCTTCGCTCAACTCCTCTGCCGCTTCCTTCAGCCCCCGCGCTCCCGCCGCCTTTAATGGAAATGgcaacagcaacggcaacggcaacggccCTGCCGCTCCCGCTGCACCTGCCGCCTTCCAGAGCTTCAACCGTGGCGCTCCTCGCGGTGGCGCCGGTGGATGGGACGCTCCCTCCTCTGGCGGTTACGGCGGCGCTCGCAATGGCGGCGGTTATGGCGGCGGCGCTCGCAACGATGGATTCGGCCAGTGGAAAGACGGCAAGCACGTGCCTGGCCCGCACAACCCTCGCCTCCAGAAGGAACTTTTCGGTGAGGAGGGCGACGGTCTTCACCAGAGCATGGGTATCAACTTTGACAAGTATGGTGACATTCCCGTCGAGGCTACTGGTCGCGATGTGCCCGAGCCTGTCACTACCTTCACCTCTCCTCCTATCGATGCTCACCTTCTCGAAAACATCAAGCTCGCTCGCTACACCAACCCCACCCCTGTTCAGAAGTACTCGATCCCCATCATTAAGCTTGGTCGTGACTTGATGGGCTGTGCCCAGACCGGTTCTGGTAAGACGGGTGGTTTCCTCTTCCCCATTCTCTCGGCTCTCTTCACCCACGGccctcctcctccctcTGCCGCCGAGATGGCTCAGGGCGGTTACAATCGCAGAAAGGCCTACCCCAGCACCCTCATCCTGGCTCCCACTCGCGAGCTTGTCTCGCAGATTCACGACGAGGCCCGCAAGTTCACTTACCGCTCGTGGGTGAAGCCTGCAGTCGTCTACGGTGGCGCCGACATTGTCACTCAGCTCCGTCAGATCGAACGTGGATGTGACCTTCTCTCTGCTACCCCCGGTCGTCTCGTCGACCTGATGGAGCGTGGTCGAATCAGCCTTAGCAACGTCCGTTTCCTGGtcctcgacgaggctgaCCGCATGCTAGACATGGGTTTCGAGCCTCAGATTCGACGCATCGTCGAAGGCGAGGACATGCCTGGTGTCATGGATCGCCAGACGCTCATGTTCTCAGCCACCTTCCCCCGCGACATCCAGCTGCTCGCTAAGGATTTCCTCAAGGAGTACGTCTTCTTGTCCGTTGGCCGTGTCGGTTCCACTTCGGAGAACATCACCCAGAAGATCGAATACGTCGAAGATGATGACAAGCGCTCGGTTCTCCTTGACGTCCTCGCCTCGATGCCCAGCGGTGGTCTCACTCTTATCTTTGTCGAAACCAAGCGCATGGCCGACATGCTCAGCGATTTCCTCCTCCGCTCCAAGATCGGcgccacctcgatccacGGTGACCGTACccagcgcgagcgcgagcgtgctctcgagctcttcaGATCGGGCAAGACGCCCATCATGGTCGCCACCGCCGTCGCCGCCCGCGGTCTCGATATTCCCAACGTTACCCACGTCGTCAACTACGATCTTCCCTCGGACGTCGACGACTATGTTCACCGCATCGGTCGTACCGGTCGTGCCGGTAACGTAGGTCACGCCACCGCCTTCTTCAACCGAGGCAACAAGAACATCGTGCGCGATCTTATCGAATTGCTCAAGGAGGCCAACCAGGAGGTGCCTCAGTGGCTCGAGGCCGTTGCCCGCGAGAGCATGtttggtgctggtggcggAAGCCGTGGTGGTCGCGGTCGCGGCCGTGGTCGCGGAGGTGCCTCTTCGTTTGGCAACCGTGACGCCCGTACCATGAACGGACCCTCGTCCGGCGGCGGACGTGGTTTCGGTGGTGGCTACGGTGGCGGTATGGGCGGTGGTCTCGGCGGCAGCTACGGCGccggcgctgctgcctaCGGTGGCCCTCCCCCTGCTTCCAACGGCGGCAGCTACGGCGGCAACTCGTCATGGTGGTAA
- a CDS encoding uncharacterized protein (related to glutathione S-transferase) encodes MGIILHYLQDSRSQRVLWLLEEMGIDYEIKHYSRTAQGLAPPELLEVHPTGKSPLITDTTDGKNKVVAESGAIVDYLIRHYAQGRFVPADPERVDDDVFWSHFAEGSLMPLLVMKLVFSMIPSKMPFFVRPIGNAIVNNVNTAFLNPDLKRKTDFIADELVKKCDAGNAWFAGGDSHGNPTAADFQMAFPLEAALSGRISNLPAPIKTYVEKVHARPAFKRGLEKGGPYKYA; translated from the coding sequence ATGGGTATCATTCTACACTACCTTCAAGACTCTCGAAGTCAGCGAGTGCTCTGGCTGCTCGAGGAGATGGGCATCGACTACGAGATCAAACACTACTCTCGAACTGCCCAAGGACTTGCGCCTCCTGAACTTCTCGAGGTACATCCAACCGGAAAGTCGCCGCTCATCACCGATACCACGGATGGCAAGAACAAAGTTGTCGCCGAGTCCGGCGCCATTGTCGACTACCTCATCCGTCACTATGCACAGGGAAGATTCGTTCCTGCGGACCCCGAGCgcgtcgatgacgatgtGTTCTGGAGCCATTTCGCCGAAGGATCACTTATGCCGTTGTTGGTAATGAAACTTGTGTTCAGCATGATCCCGTCCAAGATGCCCTTCTTTGTACGCCCCATCGGAAACGCTATTGTCAACAACGTCAACACCGCGTTCTTGAACCCGGACCTGAAGCGCAAGACTGACTTTATCGcagacgagctcgtcaagaaATGCGACGCAGGCAACGCCTGGTTTGCAGGCGGCGATAGCCATGGCAATCCCACCGCGGCTGATTTCCAGATGGCATTCCCACTCGAGGCTGCCTTATCTGGCCGCATCTCGAACCTTCCAGCGCCGATCAAGACTTATGTCGAAAAGGTCCATGCTCGTCCAGCGTTCAAGCGAGGTCTCGAGAAGGGTGGCCCTTACAAATACGCTTGA